The Malus sylvestris chromosome 8, drMalSylv7.2, whole genome shotgun sequence genomic interval tatctctctctctctctctctcttgtcaaTCTTCACTCCTCACACTTCTCAATTCCTTCCTTCcgcctctcttctctctctttcccttccTTTTCAACCCCAACATTTCCTCTCAATTTCTCCCTCATCTCCTCTGTCTCTCCTTCTCCCAATCAACCCAAGCCTCTCACCAACCCCGAGCTCTCCTCGTCAACCACAGCCTCACTTAAACTATCCTCCATTTCCTCCTCAATCATCTTCCTCCCTCTCGTatcttctctcttcctcttctctttCACGCAACAGCGCCGCCGTCCACTAGTCACCAACGGCCGTCAAATTATACCTCCATAATCATCTTCCAATCCTCTTTCCAACCCCTAAGTTTGTTTCTACAAATTCGTAACCGAATTTTCTCAATTTCAAATCTAAGAAACGGTGACCGAGGGTTTTCCGGCCAATTTCTGGCCAAGCCTGCTGGAATTGGACCTCGACCTAAGAGGTAAAAATGATCCTCTCCTCGTGGGCTATCCTCTAATGTAAGTGCTTTTCCAAAATAGAAATTTCAGTTTTGGGATCAATTctagatttcaaattttaattccaTTATAGATGTCAATTAGTATTGTATCACATATCTGAAATGTTGTAAATTGCTTCTGTTGATCCCAGATTCAATaatctgtaattttttttataagatatCTGTATAAGATTTGCTAGTGTgagtaagaaatttaaagtccgttaaaaaaaaaaaagcagaacaTGAAAATAACGAATAGAGTATTGGTAGTCCATTATGTGGGAATGGTTTTGCATTCGACTATATTTGTCTTGGTTTTTGATGAGTGATGACTATATAATCCATGTGTGCCCGATGAATATTGTAGTCTATTAGCCGAGTGGGTCTTTTAGTCACTAAGATCAAGCATGAAATTATTGATTGCGTTTGAAAATTTGTATGAAATGATTGGTAGGTTTTTTGAATTGTTGATGGAATAAGTCATGGGTTTATGAATTTGGGGTTTATATGTTGTCAGTTTCTGGCGTATTTTGATTTTGTATGCATTGGTATTAATGGTGGGAACTGGAAGACCCATTTCTCTAGTCCAGATGAGCTTGTGTTTAAGAACTGTGATTTAATATGTTGTCAAATTAGATTTGGGAGTTCATGTTGTGGCTTCGAAGTTCAAAGTTCTTCTTGGAGAGGTATTCGTAACACTGTTAAAAACTAagacttttcattaaaaaagaaaaggttgTGATCTGTTATTTGGGTGTTTTAACTTTCTCTTTGCTGGTGGGGAATTGTTCAGCTGGTGGAAAATGTGTAAAATGCTTTGTGTTATGTTTCTATGAAAatgaggtttttttatttattttattctggATTTGATAGGCTCTTTTCTTGCTTTAGTTTTCAGTGGGAATAGTTGTGGTTCACGTTTGTCTTTCAGCAACAATGGAATTCtcatttttgttgttgattATTTTCTTTCAACCAGTTTTGTTGATGTTCCTTGatctagtattttttttttgtactttaccaaTTTTCAGACCGTTAGTGGTACGGCTCTTTGTTTAATTATGCTAGATTTTATGATTGTTAGTGAGTCAAGGAGTGAAGCTGAGATGCTGAGAAAGATCAGTGCATTATTTGAGTATTTTTTGTGGAAACTGGAGAATTTACTTCGAAACATATGAACTTTTTGTAGATCATATCATACATGTGGTAATGTAAAGTCAAAATGAAGATGATAAGATTTATCTATGACGAATTTGAACCTTGAGCAATTAGCCATGTAACCTTATGCAAGGTCTTATGGGACTGAACAACGTAGTAAtgcatttttaagttttttgtttgaaagTTTTGGTCATTGAACATCACTGGAAATATGTGGTAGTTTCCCCTCTTGTTAGTTGTATGAGcttctttatttgtttgtttttttatcttGAACACTTGTAAACTTATTTTTTTATGAGGATCACTTGTATACTTTCATTATTAATCTTCCGCTTCCATTGTTGGCTGTTTTGGAAGGTTGAGTTGTGATATAAGAATCATCTTTAAGCAAGTGGTGGAAAGGCCCCTCAAGCAAATAAGAGTCCTCCCACATGTATTTCTTTCTTTATCCCTTCATTTTCTTTGCTCTTGTAAATTGTGTggtttttctttatctttgaatttgatatttatTCATGACTTTTGTGAGAGGTTCAAATATTGCACATGTTATCTTCATTAATTCGTTTCTGGAGCAGCGAAGGTTTGATGAAGTGCAAGGCTTGTTGGGGAAGATGCATCTTTCCGAAAATGTttgttttcaagtctttttGTATTAGAGATAAAATATGTAACATTATAATATATGTTTGTGAGATTGGGAAAGTGAGTTGGTTTCTTGGTTGTAGGCTGTTTtcattttatgaaaatttaaatttttacatTTCCTCAATTCagtttcagttttttaaaattttttttttaaaaatatttaattcaTGTTGGCACAATTATAATATAAGTGTCAATATGGCTGGAAAAGTCTTCTGATAAAGTTGTCAGAAACAGGCACAAATAGTGGTCCATTTGTGTTTGCCTCTTTCAGCACCAAACAGTGTATTGTGCCCTTTTGGCAATGGTGACGCCCATAGAGGGCACAGACACAAAGATAGTAGCTGCATTGTTGCTATTGGTCTATGAGCACAATTGTTGGTGCTTTTTGGCCTCAAAGGGCACAAATAATTTATTGTGTGCAGTGctcatttttcttgtagtggGCCTAGCCAAGGCGATAAATTATATGTGTGCATTGTTCCCAAGTTTTATTCAGACAAAAATTGTGTGCGCAGAGCGCAAAATTTTTTATGAGAATATTTGAGTTTATCGTCATTCATGTCGACAAATGTCAAGTAATATGTTGAGTGATGTCAAGACCCCATGCTAAGTGATGTCAACACGACCCGTCAAATGTTgtcaaaatatttttataaaacatTTCGTCAAATACtttagggttaatctcagtttactaccctgaagtttTGTGGTGTTTCATACATTcgttaagttttccgttagaACTTAtattaactgatgacgtgatgcccacgtggacaacaactgagcgtcacgtgtcaatatggacccacttcaatattaaaaaattaaaaaaatacaaaaataaaataaaatcccaaCCCGTCTTCTACCTCCCTCAAGCTCACTCCAACAACAAAAACCAGTCTCCCCCAACCCGCACCCTCCCTTCCTTCTTCCCTCAGATCCAAAACAAAACGTAAACAATTTGAGACCATTATATTACTTGCTTCCATTGCACCTTAAAGCAACGCTCCCAATCAAACGAAAACCAGCAAAAAAGTCTAACTTCCAAAATAAAATGCAACCAAGTTCGGAACTTGTGAAAACCACACCGAAAACCCAATCACGAAAGCTAAAAAACTCCCATTTTCCAATCCCATTATGTAATTTTTCAGATCATCCAAACAAAAACTCAGAAGCAAAAAATAGACAATTGAAGAAAGTAAACTTTTTTCTCTTTACCGAAGTGAGAGTAGGAGTCGAATTAATAGTCAGCGCTGGTCTTGCCATCGGCTTCGACGAAGGAGACCTCCGGCTCGCCATGGAGTCATCGACGACCTTGTTGAGCTCGGGGTCGCACATGGACTCGTCGGGGTTAGAGCTCTAGGGGACGTCTTTTAcagagggaagaaggaaggTTAGAGCTCTCGGGGTCGCACATGGACTCGTCGGGGTTGGATCTGAGGGAAGAAGGAAGGGAGGGTGCGGGTTGAGGGATACTGGTTTTGGTGGTGAAAGAAGGTTAGGGGAAAGGGTGCAGGTTGcagagggaagaaggaaggTTGGGGGAGACTAGTTTTGGTGGTTGGAGTGAGCTTGGGGAGACTGGTTTTGGGGGAGAGGGTGCGGGTTGcagagggaagaaggaagggAGGGGGTTGGGGGAGGTAGAATACGGGTggggattttattttatttttaattttttaatattgaaatGGGCCTATATTGACACGTGACGTTTAGTTATTGTCATTTAGGTGTCACTTAATCAGTTAACAGAAGTtctaacggaaaacttaacggatgtatgaaactgtcccaaaataaGACTTGAGGCATGAATCtggaatgaaaaaaacttcatataccaaatgttgaaaaccacaaaacttcaTGGTAGTAAATTGATATTAACCCAATACTTTATGAGCATAGAAAGATCCCGATCAGACATTTGAAGGGCTCCGGACGACCTTCAcatgtgtttttcttttcagCATTTGGAGGGTTCCAGGACCAACCAAGTCTCTACATGGGTCTGCCAATGAACATGTCACACTTCTAACGTATATTTCTATGTCCTTGTCCACTTAACCTTGTCTTCGAGTACTTCGAAAAATTTATCCACAAAGACAAATGAATCTGCCGTCATTGCCACACGAGAAAACAGCAAAACATGAAATTGCGGACAACACAACACCAAGTCAATCTACTTTCTATCATATTTTTTTGGTCATTTTCTTTGACATtgtaaatttcaaataaaaaacagagTGGGAGAAACAAGGACCcaaattcttatttatttatttattcatgaaACGACACACAATATTTACTTtcatattatgtcaaaaaatATGAATGTGATACTAAGCGTtaactgtcggtttaccccctgaactttcacctcactttcgatttcccccttgaacttttctattggaaaattaaggactcaacctattttttttagccaatttgccccctaccgttagtttttcatatattccatccatatttccgttaagtgagaccatgtgcacaacatgtgagggtagttaagtcatttcactcttaaaaattattaaaaaactgaaaataaaaaaaaacaaaactttccctctattttttcccgctaattcctatcctcgattttatttttccctctcattcctatgcatgagaaatgacatatggtgttattgtctaccatttttattttctctaacaaattaataatttgacaaatgctaatgatgttattgtctccaaagcagtgcattaatataagaaaccctagtcttttttatggacatgtttcttatattaatgtactgttttggagacaataacaccatgagcatttgtcaaattattaatttgttagagaaaataaaaatggtagtacatgcttcaagaaaaagattaacttatctacttatgaagacaataacaccatatgtcatttctcatgcatatgaatgagagggaaaaataaaattgaggataggaattagcgggaaaaaatagagggaaaatttttattattatttattttcagtttttaatcattttaagagtgaaatgacttaattatcctcacatgttgtgcacatggtctcacttaacggaaatatggacgGAATATTTGAAAAACTAatggtagggggcaaattggctaaaaaaattagtttgagtccttaattttccaatagaaaagtttaggggggaaatcgaaagtgaggtgaaagttcagggggtaaaccgacaaTTTACCCGTGATACTAATATATTGAACTATACAAAAATCACACTCCTTCGTTAGTGCGAAAAGTTGAAACGCATTCATAAGTACAAACTTGTGAGTGGGGTACCGAACATATTAAACTCACCACTAGTATAGTATTCAGGTCTTGGgatcccctttttttttaaaaaaatggagATTGTTTGTATGGCCCACACCACATTGAACTTCAATGATTCAaactgtctatttttcaagttgcacctcatagatcatcgttgcaaaatattagccaaattagAAATATTgggcatctaattgagttcaaaaaaATTGACGAACACTGTGTTTTAAAAAACATTGAAACTTCATCGTGACAAATTgacaattaaataggcaaatggtgtAGCAGTTTTGTTATATGCATCAAACTCAAGACATCCGATCTCTATATATATGCATAACACTCGCTCAGAATCTCAAAGTAGAGTACCTTTCTTGCAAGAGCAAGTTGTACTCATGAACATTTATGAACTGGTATCATAACAAGTTGTCCCGTAAATAGACAATATATACTTTTGAACTTAATAACCCACGTCAGAACAATACAATATGTTGAATACATGAGCTCCTGGACAATTTGTCTTACACAACTTAGCTAGCTGGTACCAGATAAAATCGAGAAAAGATGTTTATATACTTGTACCATCCCACACCACAATTCATATTgaactccccccccccccccccccccccccaagtgTTTTCCACGGCAAACTCCCTCCAAGAAGCTGATAAAATCACAAGGTTGCCAGGTCAACCACAAGTCAGCTTCCAGCAATATGCAGGATATGTAACTGTGGATGAAAAGCAAGAGAGATCTCTTTTTTACTACTTTGTTGAAGCACAAATTGATCCTGCTTCCAAGCCTCTTGTTCTTTGGCTCAATGGAGGTGAGCTTCCATCGAAATCCAGTAACGAGTAATTTAATCCCTACCGGAAATATTTTACGCATTAGTTTTTGTTAGTCATACTGTTTCAGCCAACTTAGTGACGCTTGCGTTTGCAACATTTTATACATTATTGAATGCATGTTACGTAGTACAATTATGAACCAAATAATTGAGCTTTGTGACTTTTAATTGAAGGTCCTGGTTGTTCATCTATTGGAGTTGGAGCTTTCAACGAGAACGGACCTTTTCAACCAAGCGGAGACATTTTACTCAAGAACGATTTTAGTTGGAATAGAGGTAAGTAAACCATTAAATTAGTCTTTAAGTGATCACAATTGTGTCACATTCGTTGTTAATTAGATTCTGCTCCCGATTATTCACGTAACATTGATACTAATTACGATGGATTTTCTCTCGTTTATATAATTTTTGCAGAAGCAAATATGCTATACTTGGAGTCACCAGCAGGAGTAGGCTTCTCCTACTCAGCAAACAAATCATTCTATGGCTTTGTGAACGACGATATCACAGGTTTTCGCTTCATATGACTTTCTCAAGCCTCATTCAACCAACAAAATATAACCCGAAAATAGTAAACACGTACATTCTGATCATGTTCCGATTCTCTTCTTTTTAGCACGAGATAATCTCGAGTTCCTTCAGCGCTGGTTCGACAAATTCCCCGAGTATAAAAATAGGGATTTCTTTATCACAGAAGAGAGCTATGCAGGTAACATCATTTTCTATCACTAACGACCAATTAGAAAAATCGGAAGGTACAAACTTACAACGTGCTTCTAAAAAATTCCATTCTGTCACTGCCAGGCCACTATGTTCCACAGCTTGCACGACTCATTATCCAATCAAAACTGAAGTTCAATCTGCAAGCAATAACAGTAAGCAAACGAGAATCGAACAAGTGAAGTAACTTTGGAGTTtgtttgcactcaaaatatacccatttttacttatttgggcaatttgggtaaaatatggcatttggaggattaataTGCAAGAAAGCTAACTTGGAAAGAAATTTGGCTACAAGTGGATGGGTTTGGCACTATAATATTGGTTCTCCTATTTGAttgggtggtggaggtttgtCTAGCCTTTGTTTAATCAAGATACATGCATGTATTGCAAGTAGATGGAAAGGCATAGCAAGCTTTCGGGCAAGGAACATGTGAAAGAagccaacttgcttcttttaaatgttagtttattacaagtgggaaaacatgtgctaaaaacatgtggtggagatgcaaatccctttttaatattgtttctacatgcaagttggcaaaaggaaatgcaagctgcccaagctTCTTTCGGGCAGGTACAAAACCTCAGCAGGAGGGTTTCCTCCAGACCTCTATAAAAAGGAGTAGATGCACAAGGATTAGGGACACTCAAAACAACCAATCAAAACTCTACTCAAATTAGCTCATCAGCTTCCTTGTAGACATTTATTTTTAGCCAAGCAtcctttgcttttcttgtttattagctctgctactcacttgtagtatcgatctgatttgtagcttttatgtactcatttccagtcatataaattacaagcaatctgcaatattagtcattttcctctgtcatttatatttccaagcaaccttgtcatttacatatcGTTCTATCTCttcatataagtaaagtccttatttttaaggcaaacaaagaaccttaatttgagcaactcccactcaaatggcacaatctcttgatttgaagtcaaaaggcgcaacctcaatcattcaaatcccgtctacaagcggcatctagtagtggcacgcccgcaccccATTAATCTCGTATGTGAGCAAATCCCCGGCTTGCCCGCAAGGAAccatggcggatttagggagcgAACAGAGTTGATGTTTTCGACTAAGATGTCACGCTTGAGCTTTTTTTGCTTGCAGATTGGCAATCCTCTTTTAGAATTCAATTCTGATATCAACGCACCAGCAGAGTACCGGTGGTCTCATGGATTAATATCGGATGCGACATTTGAAGATTTAACTTCAGTCTGCAACTATTCTGAAATTGTTAGACAGGGGGTAATTCGTGGTGGTCCACTTAGCCCTGCTTGTGATGCAGTAGCGAACCAATCTGAAAGAGAAGTCCCTAGACATTTGATCAACCGATATGATGTTACTCTCGATGTCTGTTTATCATCGGTCGAAGCTCAATCTTTCCAACTGGTAAGCCTTGTATTTTCTCCtttcatttctttcaaattcTCTATGTTAATATACAAACTTCCAACTCACTGATCACATCTGCAGCAAAAAACAGTGAAGATAGATGTCTGTATCGAAGATGAAACATTTACATACTTAAACCGACCAGATGTACAGGAGGAGCTTCATGCCCGAGTCACTAATTGGACAACTTGCAGCAAGTAATCATCTCATCTCATTTGAATCACTGATGCACATAAACGTAGTAGGTTCCAAAGATGAATCAAAACATGAAAAGAATTGCAATTATACTCCAAACTATTCAAAGATCGAAGAAATGTTCCTTGTGCAGCAAGTCTTTTCTGTTTACTGTGCTTCTAAATTTGATTATCCTCTTTTACAGCGGAGGTGTCCTCGAGTATGATATGAAAAACCTGGAAATACCGATGCTTCCAGTTTTAGGTGACCTTGTCAAGTCTGGAATTCGGGTTTTAATTTACAGGTGATGAGTCTCACTGTTGTACAAAAAAGAACTCTTGCCATCTCTGATAATCTTAGTCTTTTAGAAATTGTACTTAAAAGTACATCTTACATATTTTCCACAGTGGAGATCAAGATTCTGTTATTCCACTAACGAGTACACGGACACTGGTGAACGGATTGGCAAAGGACTTGGGGCTACAAACGAATGTGCCTTACAGAGTCTGGTTTGAAGAAAAACAGGTCGGTTCGTGAACATAATAACAGTGGAAAATTCGGACTATCTACTTGTGGCCTTAGCAGTTTTTATCCTATATAAATTTTTAACTTTTCAGGTTGCCGGATGGACACAAGTATACAGTGACACTTTATCTTACGCTACCATAAGAGGAGCAGGCCATGAAGCTCCAATTTCGCAGCCAGCGAGATCATTACTTCTATTTACTTCATTTCTGACAGGAATGCCATTGCCAAAAGCCTTAAGTACTAACTGACACAAATTGCAGAAATCAAGAAGAAATAAGTCTATTCATTTCTTACACGGAATAATTGAGTGAACAAATTGTAAGAAAATCGGTATACTCATGAGAACAAGAATTTCAGTTTTAATTAGCGATTTTTCTCTGCATCAATAAAGACATTCGGAGGAATGACAGGCAACCTCTGAGTAAAACTTCTTCCATATGTTAAAAAGAGTTTAATTGACACTCCAACAGAACTGGAAATTGTACGTCTGAGTTGTTAACAACTTTAAGGATGAGTCCAGTACATGGTACCCAACTCGACAAATCCGCTACAATCGTGAACAAAATGAGCAGTGTTAATAGCCAACTTATACAAAGCGCGTTGTATTTCAAACCAATAACATACATCGATGTCCTCTCGCTAGTTCTTACTTCTTATGATGCATAATAACATAACATGTTTAAATTCTTAGATTGTTCGCTGCTAAAACAGAACCCTTTGCAGGAAAATTTGTACGTGTCACCTTGCATTGAGGTACACCATATACTCGGTGAGGCAAGATATTCGATCACCATTGGAGGATAAGACTCAGGCCTTTGACAATTTCCTAATGAAGGTTATGCAGATTATGGTTACTTTCCTCTTTCGAGGACCCTTTAGGTTTATTTTCCTGTGTTTCTAGCAAGACTGTAATTTGTAGTGAAATAAGAGAGGGAGGACTGCAAGATAAATTTATCAAGAACAAAAGCAGAACCAAAGTAACCGACTTCCAAcaatgaattaattaaattaaaattacaaagcAATTGCTAATCTCGAAACAAAACAATAGCAAGGCGAATATTATTCATAGCCAAACGGTAAATCAAGAGTTAAACCAATCAAACCAAAAATTAGTAGAAGACTAGTAGTTTGATAACCGAGGATTCGAGATggttgtagacattgaaatttcggtgaaataaatattGACAATTGTATTAAAAATTACAACCTCCATTCACTTCACATACATCATACACTCATTTCACATACATCATACACTCACTTCACCAACAACAATCCAcccaattcacctacaacaaatCCAcccaattcacctacaacatccaccaaaacaaaaggATGGTGgtaattcattctcaaagcctataaataggcttctccaTCAAAGGATCAAAGGAGAAAATTTACATACATTTTCTCtactctcaagcaaatcccgaagaatcaagaaagccctctttgttcttcgtcaaatcctccttcaagatcaagccccgacggcccttgaagaacttccacaaattcaagatcaagccccgacaacCCTTGCAGAAGGTGTTCATCATTTATCATCCGTTcatctaagatcaagccccgatggcccttggatcaacaacacaatTCGCAAATCTACGTCTtgcggagatcgaatcagaggatcaaattagagattgtaaccccaaaatcattaatacaaatattattttgtacacgtgttcttgtctcattcatcgcaggaatttccgtgtttacaatgGTGTCCTTAGTTAAATCTTCTTCTGTAATTCTGAGTTCAAAATCCACGCACTTGGCAGCATTGGACATTTCAAAGGCAATGGAGGCTTCAATTCCATGGCTGAAGTACTAGTAATATTCATCGGATTCTTCGATTCCATGACTGAAGTAGTAGTACTAGTAGTAGTAGAATTCACCAGATTCTTATTAAAACCACCCAATTGGGCCAATTCATGAGTAACTTTTTGGCCTAATGCGTCGTGAATAAATGGATTTACAGGATCCTGAGAGGGGGGCATCTGCACATCAAAATACGCAGGGTTCAAGCGTCCCAATGTTTTGCTTGAGCTTGAGTGAGTTTGggataaattttgattttgtttcacagCATAATATCTTTCCATGGAATCAATCCCCCGTGTCGATGCTTGTATCTTGGCTTCGAGTGAAGCAATGAGtttaatcaattcatcttcTGAAAATATGTCAATTCGAGCATCTCCTGTTGGGTACTTATTCTCGGAAATGTGCTTATTGCCTGATTTTTGAAGCTTGGGATCGAcatgatcatcatcatcaccatcaccatcatcaccaccatTACCACCATCACTGTGATCACCGTCATCACCGTCAGTGTCTTTCTTCATCTTGGCCTCATAAAAATCAGACAAATTGAAGCTTCTCTTTAGGAAACTGGGGGTAGCAGCATCCTTGGAAGCCTTGTAATGCGATTGAATTCAACTGGATCTTGCGGCCATGTCTTCGGTTGAATTCGACCCGTTTACCAGTACTAGTAGTTGTTGGTGACACTGGACCATTATCAGTATTCTCTTGCATTATTTGAATTTGAACCGTCCATGAGAAATCGTACGGCGTATGTACCCGTAGTCTTACCGGTATTTCAAAGAACACATTAACGGATACATAATTTTTCTTCTAGATGACTATTCATtcatcacacaaaacacatatTTTAGAAAACCTTATTGGAGTAATTTTTATTACTTCGATTACTACGCATTGCCATTCACTAAGTAAAGAAAATCTGGGTTGGAAGCATTCCAATTTGGATTGGCCCAAGCCTTCCACATTTGGTAGTTCTTAGCCTTTGTGCAAATGATCTCCACAGTACCATTTCTGATGAACTCTGTAGTCTCACAATTCTCCAAATTTTGGACCTTGAAGATGATACCAAGATGTTTCCAAAATTTGACATCCATGGCCACTACCTTTTCAAGCGAAGGAGATACCAGTACCGAATTTACATAGAGAATGCATTTTTGGGGACCAAAGCTAGATAAGCGAAATATA includes:
- the LOC126632484 gene encoding serine carboxypeptidase-like 45, whose translation is MFIYLYHPTPQFILNSPPPPPPPQVFSTANSLQEADKITRLPGQPQVSFQQYAGYVTVDEKQERSLFYYFVEAQIDPASKPLVLWLNGGPGCSSIGVGAFNENGPFQPSGDILLKNDFSWNREANMLYLESPAGVGFSYSANKSFYGFVNDDITARDNLEFLQRWFDKFPEYKNRDFFITEESYAGHYVPQLARLIIQSKLKFNLQAITIGNPLLEFNSDINAPAEYRWSHGLISDATFEDLTSVCNYSEIVRQGVIRGGPLSPACDAVANQSEREVPRHLINRYDVTLDVCLSSVEAQSFQLQKTVKIDVCIEDETFTYLNRPDVQEELHARVTNWTTCSNGGVLEYDMKNLEIPMLPVLGDLVKSGIRVLIYSGDQDSVIPLTSTRTLVNGLAKDLGLQTNVPYRVWFEEKQVAGWTQVYSDTLSYATIRGAGHEAPISQPARSLLLFTSFLTGMPLPKALSTN